The Agromyces hippuratus genome has a window encoding:
- a CDS encoding GNAT family N-acetyltransferase, which translates to MQNLTPPFVIRPIGDAETTIEPALIARAFGAGPYGHLPVSEERRALQRDVAGRAASGAVLVAVADGGDESGDGAQLLGTASVLRAGTPYSRVAVGEEAEVRLVAVDPAAQGAGMGEALMRASIETALGWGADALLLDTGERNLRAQALYARLGFDRQPDRDEHFGDVLAFAYRFALQDRADIRVRLMRPDEVEAVTELVESAYASDFELNDAYRADIVAVAERARDHQVWVATDAATGALLGTASTPVAGAAISPLARDGELDFRFLGVAADARRRGVGEVLVAHVIRLARIRGLERVVLNTGPDMLAAQRLYDRLGFQRMHEREFTFERPDGTSFLMIAYGRDLEASAA; encoded by the coding sequence ATGCAGAACCTCACTCCTCCCTTCGTCATCCGCCCGATCGGCGACGCCGAAACCACGATCGAACCCGCCCTCATCGCTCGGGCCTTCGGGGCGGGTCCGTACGGGCACCTGCCGGTGAGCGAGGAGCGACGTGCGCTTCAACGAGACGTGGCGGGGCGCGCGGCATCCGGTGCCGTGCTCGTGGCCGTCGCCGACGGCGGCGACGAAAGCGGCGACGGCGCGCAACTGCTCGGCACGGCGAGCGTGCTGCGTGCGGGCACGCCGTACTCGCGGGTGGCAGTCGGCGAGGAGGCCGAGGTGCGGCTCGTCGCCGTCGACCCCGCAGCGCAGGGCGCCGGCATGGGCGAGGCCCTCATGAGGGCGAGCATCGAGACCGCCCTGGGCTGGGGTGCCGATGCGTTGCTGCTCGACACCGGTGAGCGCAACCTCCGCGCGCAGGCCCTCTACGCGCGGCTCGGCTTCGACCGGCAGCCCGATCGCGACGAGCATTTCGGCGACGTCCTGGCGTTCGCCTACCGCTTCGCCCTGCAGGACCGGGCCGACATCCGCGTACGACTCATGCGTCCCGACGAGGTCGAGGCGGTCACCGAGCTCGTCGAATCGGCGTACGCGAGCGACTTCGAACTGAATGACGCGTATCGCGCCGACATCGTCGCGGTGGCCGAGCGCGCGCGCGACCACCAGGTCTGGGTGGCGACGGATGCCGCGACCGGCGCGCTGCTCGGCACGGCATCCACCCCCGTGGCGGGCGCGGCGATCTCGCCGCTCGCGCGAGACGGCGAGCTCGACTTCCGCTTCCTCGGCGTCGCCGCCGACGCCCGTCGCCGCGGTGTCGGCGAGGTGCTCGTGGCGCACGTGATCCGGCTCGCGCGAATCCGCGGCCTCGAGCGAGTCGTGCTGAACACCGGGCCCGACATGCTCGCGGCGCAGCGGCTCTACGACCGTCTCGGATTCCAGCGGATGCACGAGCGCGAGTTCACGTTCGAGCGCCCCGACGGCACGAGCTTCCTCATGATCGCCTACGGGCGCGACCTCGAGGCATCCGCGGCCTGA